AAATATTTTCTGATGCTCTTGCTTGTTCTTGATTGACTCTTTTATAGCAAGGTTGTTGTCAAACTTGTTTGACTAGTAAAAGCTTGAATTTTGAGGTTATATTCTGTAATGCAGAATTAACTCTATTGCAGTGGAACATACCTTTGTTATTAGACAAGTCAACTTGGCATTTTTGATCACCTGCCTGTTTTGCTGGATGAAGGAGGTTTGATTTGGGaggacttgattttgattgaaaAGTTTAGATTTTGATTCTGTGGCAACATTTGTTTAATGGAATGGACTTTTGCTTTGTGATTTTCATTAGGAAATGACTTTATCCTGATTGTCAACAATTTGCTTCTGTTGTTTACTGGAGCTGCATCATATTAGAGCTTACAGTTCTTCACTTTGATTTACCTTTATCAGGTTTCATGTCTAGTACACATTCCTTAATGGTGCTGCTGTACCAAATAACTGGTAGAACTTTACCATGATTGCGTTCGAGATTACCTTACTTTCTTCTTGTAAATAGGAATTATTTGCATTTCAGTTCTTCATCAGACTACTGGTTCAtgctttcttttcaaaattttgagtttttgcAGAAATAGTACTGGCAAAGCTGCTGAGTAAAGTGGTTTATGTCTAAGGATAAGAGAACTGTGATTATACAGAAGATTTGTTAAATGGCCTTAACTTGCTTTTAACCAAAAGGTTACAAGTAGTTAAGAATGGGTATTTActgttttttcaaaaacaagtttttcaaatacgatgctacagtaatacacaaataaaaatgactcaaaaaacatttcattcgtacaatatatcaaatatttcaaaaaatatttataataaaagTTTTTGATATACACTggtacagtaaaatttttcaaaaacactcccaaaaacagctaatccaaacggatttAGAGGTTGTTTGTCGTTTAATTTGTGTTAGTAGTTCCCAAGTTTTGTGAGTTTTTTGAGCATTAAGTTGACCAGATTTCTTTTTGCGGGTTTCCAAAGTCATATTATCATCTGATCTTTATATTAATTTGCTATTTGGCAGCATTCATGGATGAGGGAAAGTTTCTCTTAGCAGCAAGACGATATGGAAAGGGTACCCACTCTGAGTACATAATATCTCTTGATCCTGATGATTTTTCTCAAGGAAGTAATGCCTATGTTGGAAAACTGAGGTTAGCTTTTTTGTTCGATCTTCAAAAACTTTTGGGTGAAGTTGAgacatttgtttcctttttggTGAAGTCTGTAGGTCTTGCATTTGTATTTCTTACTCTATACTGGGtaattcttgtttgtttgcATGTCAGATATTCCTAGGACCAGATCTATTTTTCCCTTTCATATCCTTTTTTATGATGCTCTAATCCAATTTTCGGGTATCATAGATGAGAATGAAGTCAGAGACTGTGTGCATCAAGGAAATTATTTATATCTAAAACTGACCGGTGAGGCTGAGAGGGTCTTTCTTTGATCAGAGCAAAATATTCACCAAGATTCTATGTGCAGGTCAGATTTCCTAGGCACCAATTTTACCATTTATGATAGCCAACCTCCACACAATGGAGCTAAACCATCAAGCAGCAGGGCTGGCCGTCGTTTTACCAGCAAGCAGATAAGCCCCCAAGTACCAGCGGGTAATTTTGAAATTGGAGAAGTATCATATAAGTTCAACCTCCTGAAATCAAGAGGTCCAAGAAGGATGGTATGTGCACTGAAGTGCCCTTGGTCAGAGGACATTTCTGTCGACAAAGTAAATGGTGATTCAAAAACAGAGAGTTCTTTGTCTGCTATTTCGAGCTATACTGTTTTGAGAAACAAAGCTCCCAGATGGCACGAGCACTTGCAATGTTGGTGTTTGAATTTTCATGGTAGGGTAACAGTTGCATCAGTTAAGAATTTTCAACTCGTTGCAACAGTGGATCAAAGCCAGCCAGATGGAAAAGGGGACGAGGAGACAGTTCTTCTCCAGTTTGGCAAGGTGGGAGATGATATTTTCACCATGGACTATAGGCAGCCTTTGTCAGCCTTCCAGGCATTTGCCATTTGCCTTACCAGTTTTGGCACTAAACTGGCCTGCGAGTAAGAATGGCGGCCGCCATATCCACGAGACTAATTACCGTTGCCGTTTATGAGGAGGCTCTTTTGATATGCTTCGTCTTTAAAGTATCTTCAGATAATTCTGATTTGCCTTTCCCAAGTCAATGCACGTCATAATATTGTATAGATAAGTTAGTCAAAGGTGGAATTTTTAGTATCTGATGATCATCATGTACTGATCTTAATAacaatttgaaatttcaaagcTTTAATGTTTCTTATATGCAAATTGTAGAATGGCTTTGTTGCGATGCTATATTCCCGCTTGCCTTCATCCTTAGGCTCGCCCTACTTGTATATTTGGACTAAAAATGTCGCCCAACCGCATGAGGTGGGAAATAGGTTTTATAGGGGGTGGGGGAAACGGTGGAGAGGAAAGGTGGAGGAGTGGGGGAGGAGAAGACAGGAAGGGGAAAAGGAGGACGGTGGTGTGGAAGGAGTGGGGGAAGGTGGCAGATGGTGGTATGGGGAAGAGAAAGCGGAAGGGGTGACGTGTGGGGGCAGGGGGATGGTGGCGGTTGTTTGTGACTATGGTGACTAAAGTGGTTGACATGGTGGTGGTTGCTTGTGACTATGGTGACTAAGGTGGGTGACGCGTGATGGGTGATGGAGTTTTATAAATATTTCTCACACACTTTAAatacataaaaaaattttataaaaattttacaaTAAATTATcgtaaattttaaataaaatcttAAAGAGTACATCACCCAAGCGAATTTGGAGCATATTTGATTCTACGCATGCGCACACACCTTGCACATGCACGCGAGCACGCCCACTCACACACGTATACAGAGGCTCAAGCGGAGGAATTGCCTGAGCTCGAAATTGGAAGATTTTCAgttttttggtttcttaattattgcacttgtttcttgattcaTTTTGTGGGATGAGATGTTGGATGATTACAATGTTATATGTGCAAATAAAATGACTGCATGGAGCGGAGAAGAATGATTTTCATCTTACCCTTCCATTATACTCCAACTTAAGTAGGTACACAATTATTCGCGACTTTTTCAATTGTTTGTGGCTAAGAAAAGTGTTCTCGTCCTCGAATTGTAAACTCATCTTAGTAGTCCCAAGTTTCCTAAAACTGTATGAAATtgaccttttttcttttattgattTCATTTTCATATATATTAGTAAAGCTACATTTATTTCCAAATTAAAGTTGAGGAGATCTAAATTGTGACTACTGTATTGCTCGACTATACACACCTAGAAAAATTCTTTTCGTCGGGCATGAAGATTCTGTTATGGATTTTACCTATACCAATCTTTTTTAAAGTGTGAAATGCTATCATTTAGTAGCAACTTCAACCTTTTGTTAAAGCCCCTACAATTTCGTCTATCAAcatttttcatgtttatttttcatTCAATCATCTATATTTACAAATCACGCATGTATTTGAAAAAGAAACATGTAATGACATTCAGTTTTATATAGTAAGTACTACTTCATTTCTCTTGACGTAAAAAGGTTCTCTTCAACCAACTTGTCATACAAATAGTTACTTTACATTTCTATTAATTTCACTCTTGCATGGTTCGTGTTTCCAATACTTTTTAACATATTCCACCTGGAAACCAAACACGGTGCAACTCCCAATAGAAACCCCTAAAATGAAGAAAACTTTTTGGCCAGCATTCAAAATACTAAATACTTGGTAAAACCTTTATCAGTTTATCATAGCTAATTTGGTTGTAACACAGTTTTGACCTTTGCATTTAACATATAAGCCCGTGCATAGCACAGGTAAAAATGCTAGTAGAATCATATCCGTGACCAATACTCATGCAAAGCATCATAACTGTGAAAAATAGGCAAATATGGCAAATACAAGACAAAGATTCACATTTGACAAGGAAGAGCCACATCCATTAGCCATAGTTTCAAGAGACACAAGTCACAACAGTAGTTAAAAGGGCTGCCAAAGTAAGAACGGAAAGGGGTGGGGAGGTTTCATTTACACCACTATTCTTAG
The DNA window shown above is from Coffea arabica cultivar ET-39 chromosome 5e, Coffea Arabica ET-39 HiFi, whole genome shotgun sequence and carries:
- the LOC113688494 gene encoding tubby-like F-box protein 7, which codes for MSLRRNFLSRRISNRSFSLSSKSVKELKNFDSVNRDRIYDVNNSNNVMRSGDGEGEDLQSAAVWGTGEMAPTPSRWSSMLPELLGEIIQRVEASEDVWPRRQNVVACGCVCKGWREITKDVVASSSRQPDGAAKITFPSCLKKPGPRDAPLQCLIKRDKKNGTFRLYLALSPSFMDEGKFLLAARRYGKGTHSEYIISLDPDDFSQGSNAYVGKLRSDFLGTNFTIYDSQPPHNGAKPSSSRAGRRFTSKQISPQVPAGNFEIGEVSYKFNLLKSRGPRRMVCALKCPWSEDISVDKVNGDSKTESSLSAISSYTVLRNKAPRWHEHLQCWCLNFHGRVTVASVKNFQLVATVDQSQPDGKGDEETVLLQFGKVGDDIFTMDYRQPLSAFQAFAICLTSFGTKLACE